The DNA sequence GAAGGAGGAAGAGTTCAACATGTTGTGGTCAGAGCTTTAGGTGTAGTCTGTGCATGCTTCACTGGAGCTCAAGTAGTTTCTAAATCATTCTAAAGAAGACACAAAGcaccacctgttttttttttaagtttgaagCAAACCCCAGGTGTTTGAATAACATGTTCAAAATAGCCTCGATGCTCCAGGGACCCAATTATATTTCAACAAGTAATTAAAACATCCATTTTATATTGTCGTATTGACAGAGTCACTAATGGAAGCCTGCACCATGCAGAGTGACGAGTCCCTGGAAGCATCGCATAGTACCTTCCCACCATTGCACCAAGTAATGAGAGCTCATGCAGGTTGGCGTTCTAATCTGAATTCTCATCGGTGCACATCTTAACTGAGAGGTGCAGTGTGTAAGAGAGGATGTGAAGAATGGGCAAACATGGAACACTGCGCACTGCCGCTGTCCGCCTTGCCGAGCGAGAACAAAACCTCCAAGAATGCATTCTTCCTCTTTACAAGGTTTCTAACTAAAATGTGGAATTGTGGAGATTTCTTTTACTATTCCTTTGTGGAAGTTGTGATTTTGTTGAACTTTAAATATGTGCGGCTGTGGTGACAGCAAACTAATCTCATGCACAGACAGAGGCATCGTAAGACATAAAACAATTAGGGCTCACAATGTTCTTgcgctaattttattcattttaatgtGGTGCCTTCAAAAAGAACACATGTCCACTTCACTGAGCTGTTATGCAATATAcccccctcccgccctccccctTACCCATCTCTATTTTGTTCTCCTGCCTTGTCTTCCCGGATGCTTGATCATCACACCAAACTGTCAAGTGTATTAACGGCAGTAAAAAAAGTCTGTAAAGCCAAAGCAAATAAAACCTTTTGTGTCATAGAGGATGTTTGATCAGGTTGCTATGATGTCAggcagacgtgtgtgtgtgcagaagtACACAGAGTTTGGCTCGAATCCCTCCAAtggtctctccctccctctatgAATACCTCATATTCACCCATTGGATGATTTTTAATCCTTATCATCTGAGACGGCGATGTATGCCAAAGCAACCATATGGACATAAAccgccaaccccccccccctgccaacacacacatgctgcatACAGAACATCACCAAAACAACTATGGAAGGCCTCCACGTGCCACGTCACGTGTATGGAACCAGCCCGCCGCTTACCGTGACTGGGAAAGGAGAGAATCCAATACGGCTCATTGACGAGCCGATCCTTTTACGTAACCGCCAAGCTTTGTTACTAAGTGTTGCTGTCAGAACCCCCCTAACCCCCGCCAGCAACTTTGGAATGCACACATGGATGCTCTCCATCCTGCTTTCATCATTGCTAAAACCAGAATTTCTATTAAGATCAAAATGGAAGGTGGGGAACTCGCTTTGCCTCTTATGGAATGACTTAAGTAAATTTGTGGAGGCTTTATTTCTAGCCCCAAGCACAGGTAAAATTAGATGTCAAATCAGGAACACTCCCATGAATAAAAGAACATGCGCACACTCCTTTATTCACATCGTGTATGCAGCTAAGTAAATATCAATCATGCCAGAAATATCTTGCCCTAATATTGCAACTAGGTTCTATGTCTCAGCAAAATAATTGGAGTACAGTTACTTTGCAAAGTCACGACTGGTTACAGTACAGTATTAATTAACAATGATGGAAAGTTTTGCTATTAGCTGCCTCTTGAGTGATACCAATTGAATAGGAATCACATATTTTACAATCACAGTTTTCCCTCACACATTTATGTGGAACTAAACtatccatccagccactatcTGAGCTGCTCACAACTTTGGTCAGTAGACGCCGAAACAAGGTACATCGTAAACTGGATGCCAGCCAGGACACACATAGGCACAATTAACAAATGATCAAATACAGGAGGAGACACAATTCTTAAATAGACACTGTTGATATGTAAAGTCAGGGATTATTTTGGCAGCATAATTTCCCACTTCACAACCAAATTTGTAGAAATGAACCCAAAGAATTAATAAGCAATGCATATTTTGTATGTTAAGATACAATGGAGGTCAAGAAAATGATTTGTTGTTGTGTCCCAAAATCAGTGATTTACCTGATTCTCAACTGCTGAGCTTGCAGCCAATATGGCAATAACTACAATGTGCTATGTAAATCATAACTGTGCAAGAGTGTTACCCACCAATTAgttcaataataaataaataaaaaaaaaaaacacgacaatACAGTGACGCTAACATCCCACCATTCCCTTAACAGGAAACATAAAAGTATTTGATTTGCGCAACGTAAAGTTTAGGAAACTGGTATCGTAAACATTTATCATAGAGAATCCCCCACCAAAATGTACCGTTAAGAAAGAATCAAATAACAATTCTGCCATAACAAATTGAACTAAACTGTATTTGCTTGCCGTGCATAGCTGGAGAGGTCATAGATCCAAAGCAAGTCCACCCTTTTCGATCACATCTGGATAGCTTCAGTGCATCACAAATTGATGCTTATCCACGTCGTTTCAAATGACGTCGTCAACTACTTTCCTTGGCTTCTCGCTGAGGGGAACTGCAGATCTGTATTCGGCCAGGATGCCGGGATGGAAGGCTTGTGGAGAATTTATGGTGGGTTTGCACAGGGTTTGAAAACGCTGGGGTGTGACAGAAGCACACACAGAGGTTAAATGTGTGTCAAGAAGTGGACACAAGAAGAACAAAGCAACTGTAGGACAAGTCAGAACCTGTGTGAGGGTGCCAGGCGTAATGGCGAGTGCATAGATGGCCCAGATTGGAAGCAGAGACACAGAGGATAAGGTGAGGAGCCAGCCCAGTGCTGTTGCCCAACTTGGAGCGACCAGGCCGTTCCCGAAGCTCAATGGAGACCAACAGACCAAGGAGAACAAGAAGGTAGCCTACAAGTCACATGAAAGAAGTTTTCACATTCCCCCAGACAGATGCCCATACACATTTTGTAGGCTGAGGATGGAGGACaagatgttttttaaaaaaggacagATGGACTTAAAATAAATGGGGTAAAGTGGTCATCTCTGGAAACATCTACGTACATTTTCTTCATGGCAGGTCACTTACTGTGCACACGGCTGGCGTCAGATACTTCCAGCACAGCTTGAAGACAAGCAGGGGATTGTGGCCCGTCATGTCCTTAATGTTTGAACAAAAGCGCTCGGCACCTTTGCGCAAAAGAAGTGCTTGGAGTTATTTTATCGCTATAATGACAGAAAAAAGTACTTTTTAAGCAGATATGTACATACAATTCTAAATGAGACGTAATTTCCGTTAACGAGACTCTCTAATTTGAGTAAGCACTAAGCTCTGGCTTTATTATTCTGCTCACATGGCCATGAATTTAAACTCACCTGAGGGTGACATGAGAAATGAAGCAGACATTTTAATTCTTGACTGTCATAGCCATTGTCATGAAGTAAAAAGGTTAAATAAGGAGCAAACCGTGTAGTGGAGTTGATATTCCTGTGGAATTCCCCCTCAGATTTTCTCGTTTCCTAAACATTCACCTCCGACTGGGAGAGTCATAAAAAAGTTGCTTTGGTATTTCGTTGGATCTATGTTTTTCCCTTAATCATTATCACCTGCAAAGtctcttttgtttttattgcattttttagCTTTAATTGACATGGCATGGAACAGTctgtgtgtaatttttttttttttttttaaatgcctttGTTTCTGGGTGGGTCGGGCTAGAACGGTGGCTATGTCGAGCCACTAGACTGTGAGGGCGAGAGGGTGGGGGGGCTTGATTGAGCgtccagaggagacagacaagAGCCTGGCTTTGAGCCAATCTTGCAACAGAGGGTAAGCTGCGGCCATGTTCGGTCTACTGACCATGAGTGGGAGAAAAGCTAGAGTATGTGAGTAATGTAATAACCAAAACTGGTTTTATGTCATTCTGCTCCCTGCTCTAATACAATTTCCTTTTAATCTCAAACGCATGAGCGCTAAAAACATGTGACTGTTTCCTACCATAGATCCAGCCAATTGCAATAGACTGGAAGATGGAGAGAAGTAATAGGCTGGCTCCACTGCAGGAGAAATGATCATATATCTGGAACACATAGAGACCACCCTGCATGGCCGGCAGCAAGACAAAGAAACACACAAAGTGTGGACGACTCAATGTCATGAAATCCAAAGTGAGTGGTTAGTTCAACGCGTTCACACAGAGGTCATGTTACCGGCGTCACCATAATCAGCCCGATCAAGAAGCATACAACGCAGATAAACAGCAGCAGGAGCTCTCTGCGGTACCCGCGTCTGATCAGATGGGGGTACAAGTCGGTCACAGATGTCATCAACGCCTCTAGACTCACAAACTGCAAGACAGAAAGAAGATTTCAGTTTTATTTAACTTATGGCGCTTCACGTAATATGTCATATTGACCTTATTGCTACCAACCTGTGTGTCCAGCCCCAGCATGATGATCATAAGGAAGAAGCAGATGGCCCAGAGTTGCGGAATAGGCATCATGGCTACAGCTCTGGGGAAGGCGAtgaaggccaggccaggccctgggatgaaaaaaaaacgcaggaGTATCAAACATAAAAGTAAATCCAAAGCAACAAAGAGTCAGTTGTAATCCTCCGTCGGTAGCTGAAATGAGGTCTGCTGAGGCTGAAAATAGTTACTTTGAAGAAAATAGATCTTTCTTTGTTCTACAGACATGACGTAAACTAGAATGAAAACTGCCCACTAGCGGAGTAACAAGAGAAAGGGGATATTTTTATCGAATGTGTTCTTACCGGACTGAGCCACAGTGGCGATGTCCACTCCTTGCTCCTCCGCCATGAAGCCAAGCACTGAGAAGATGGCAAACCCTGCAAGGAAACTGGTGCTACTGTTCAGGAGGCACAGAAAGTACGAGTCCCTGtatgcacaaaagaaaaaaaaaaaatcaaatttgacatAAGACTGAATCATGTATTTAAGTGCATCTGGCAGTAGTTGATGGCCTTGCATTCTGCATTAGCTGTAAAGAGAAGCCAAAAGCTAAGTGCTTGATTGTTTTCGGGCATGACTGAGTTGAGTGTGGGAAATTGAGTTGCTAAGGCTTTTCTTGAAGGTGTGGCTGTGTCCAAGCATGTTTTCTTGTGCCATTCCTTTCATTCTTTCTGGAACCCATCTGACCATTAGCTTCTAGTTTTTCACACAGTATGGTTTGAGTGGCTGCCTGTGTGATAAAATGTCTCACTTGTAGCAATCATTGTTATATTTGTTGTAACTGCCAAGGGCTGTGAGGCTCCCCAAACAGATTCCATACGAGAAAAAGATCTGGGTGCCTGCATCCATCCATACCTGCAAAAAAAACGAAGACAGTAAAGAATCGGTGCAAGATTCAAGCATTTCTTACCAAAATTTAATACAGATTAAGAATTTGATCTAATCTAAATTCTGTCGGTAACCTTTGAAATCTGATGTTGATCCAAAACCTAAAGTTGATATTTTACGGACACGACTGTCGGTCTAC is a window from the Syngnathus scovelli strain Florida chromosome 2, RoL_Ssco_1.2, whole genome shotgun sequence genome containing:
- the LOC125988110 gene encoding sodium- and chloride-dependent GABA transporter 2 isoform X2, whose product is MTSQSLPPQMEPVLNNVDNGKTSNKTTTETNKADLHARGKWASKAEFLLAVAGQIIGLGNVWRFPYLCYKNGGGVFFVPYLLFLVLCGIPLFLLETSLGQYTSLGGVSAWRTICPILGGLGYASQMMILHGCVYYIVILAWALFYLSYSFQEELPWSHCNNSWNTDACFMYDHRNHTANVSSLPENTTSPIMEFWEREVLQLSDSLDDLGPISWKLALCLALVWFVCYFCVWKGIKSTGKVVYLTATFPYVMLFVLLVRGVTLPGAAQGIIYYLKPNHTRLADPQVWMDAGTQIFFSYGICLGSLTALGSYNKYNNDCYKDSYFLCLLNSSTSFLAGFAIFSVLGFMAEEQGVDIATVAQSGPGLAFIAFPRAVAMMPIPQLWAICFFLMIIMLGLDTQFVSLEALMTSVTDLYPHLIRRGYRRELLLLFICVVCFLIGLIMVTPGGLYVFQIYDHFSCSGASLLLLSIFQSIAIGWIYGAERFCSNIKDMTGHNPLLVFKLCWKYLTPAVCTATFLFSLVCWSPLSFGNGLVAPSWATALGWLLTLSSVSLLPIWAIYALAITPGTLTQRFQTLCKPTINSPQAFHPGILAEYRSAVPLSEKPRKVVDDVI
- the LOC125988110 gene encoding sodium- and chloride-dependent GABA transporter 2 isoform X1, which gives rise to MTSQSLPPQMEPVLNNVDNGKTSNKTTTETNKADLHARGKWASKAEFLLAVAGQIIGLGNVWRFPYLCYKNGGGVFFVPYLLFLVLCGIPLFLLETSLGQYTSLGGVSAWRTICPILGGLGYASQMMILHGCVYYIVILAWALFYLSYSFQEELPWSHCNNSWNTGQLVQSLQSGPRGRLQHVFVCFPVDACFMYDHRNHTANVSSLPENTTSPIMEFWEREVLQLSDSLDDLGPISWKLALCLALVWFVCYFCVWKGIKSTGKVVYLTATFPYVMLFVLLVRGVTLPGAAQGIIYYLKPNHTRLADPQVWMDAGTQIFFSYGICLGSLTALGSYNKYNNDCYKDSYFLCLLNSSTSFLAGFAIFSVLGFMAEEQGVDIATVAQSGPGLAFIAFPRAVAMMPIPQLWAICFFLMIIMLGLDTQFVSLEALMTSVTDLYPHLIRRGYRRELLLLFICVVCFLIGLIMVTPGGLYVFQIYDHFSCSGASLLLLSIFQSIAIGWIYGAERFCSNIKDMTGHNPLLVFKLCWKYLTPAVCTATFLFSLVCWSPLSFGNGLVAPSWATALGWLLTLSSVSLLPIWAIYALAITPGTLTQRFQTLCKPTINSPQAFHPGILAEYRSAVPLSEKPRKVVDDVI